One Primulina eburnea isolate SZY01 chromosome 4, ASM2296580v1, whole genome shotgun sequence genomic window, gatgtattaatgatgttgttatttcgttttgttcattctctaagcctgatttcgaggacgaaatcttttaagggggggagaatgtagtagcccgaattccaaattgggtaattaacggagtaatggtgattaagaaggtttaagatgtaattttggctatggtcatgatcggacggaccgaagagggttcggaagcaccgaagagttcggacgatccgaagtgtagttcggtgaatccgatcataggtgtcaagtgttgatcgacacgtcattttccatgcatgttcggacggtccgaagtgtatgatcggaggatccgatcatgagctgtcaagagccaatggacacgtagcgttcggacgttccgaagtgttgttcggaggatccgaacatggcctataaatagtgctcggatttcctcattttgatttgccaatttcttgagttttctctcattttggagagtttggaaggtttctagggttagttgttggtcgagcgatagccaagagctgccaggagtagtagcgtagcggcgcctgagtttcaaggcaatcgacatcaaagggctgtcgacggacgaaggtaaaccctaaacctttggtagtactagggagtactggttttgctagtcgagcatggtagtattgattgagtatgcttttgatgcgtaggcttgtgctaaacctgattagcggtgttgcgtaaggctaggcttgctgtgatagaggtacgaaagtactatccgagatatcctggtcgagtatacattcatatatgtgttgcatgagtatttgctgcattgttatatgtcatatgatgcatgctattatgtcacgagttatgatgcatattgcatatcatgttgagccgtatctccttcgagatagcctttactgttgagctgtatctctttcgagataagctatatcttggggccgctcagccctgtcttgtggacgcatggacaccgagagtacacagtggccgacgggtcgggagggcttcggtggtccgggacattttaggtccacgtctgtcttgtagtggatgcagtgacccagaggttggaccgcgcggcactatccacttggcgcctctagactgagcattttgagatcctttgtgattcctgtttcttgactaccctggtatcatatcatagcatgtgcatttcatataggtttgtatactcatatttttgtactgggcgttcttatcgctcacgtcctcggttttatttattcttggacaccccatttcccacggggcaggcctcaggttggatggctcaggaggagcaggaggaggacgttgagtagctggttggtttagttttcagtgttttccatttgattcgatatggttgtactggatatttcattttgagttagtctagacttcgatttcgattgggttgtataactattgttgttggccatatttccgctgttatctctgattataattaattaagttagttgtatgcttagttcttgactagtaggtgattctggaacgggtcactacagctgTTGTTCGTGATATGTTAATGGATAATTTCCAAAGCTCATCCAATGCCAATGGTGCCAAAAGCGGTGATGGCGATGATGCACAATAgtatgaattctgatatatcatACTACAAGGCTTGGAAAAGGGAAAGAACTAGCAGACAATATGTTGAAAGGTGATCCTACGCAGAGTTTTACTAGATTGAGTTGTTATTTGCACATGGTTGAGCAGATGAATCGAGGAAGAATAACAGACATATTTGTCGATCAGGAAAATCGATTGAAGTATATGTTTCTTGCTTTTGATGCATGCGTTAGAGGATATCGAAGTATGCGGAAAGTAGTATCAATTGATGGGACGTGGTTGAAGGGCAAATATAATGGTGTTTTACTGGTGGCATCGACACAAGATGGAAATTATCACCAATATATTTTGGCGTGGGGAATCGTAGATGTCGAGTGTACTTCTTCGTGGAGTTGGTTTTTAACGAAGTTGTTAGAAGTAGTACCTGATGAGGATGAATTGGTGATAATTTCTGACAGGAATTAGGGGATCATTAATGTGGTTTCTACTGTCTATATAAATGCACATCATGGTCATTGTACGTGGCATTTATCTCAAAAAATGAAGACTAGATGCAAAAAAAAAAGGTGCAACCGAAATGTTTTTGCACATTGcaaaaatttattaaactttCAAGTTTGATATTGCATACAATGATTTTAGAAATAGATATCCTGAGGCAGCGCAATATTTGGACGAGAGAGACTCACTTGATAGATGGACTCGAGCGTATTTTCCGAAGACCCGTTACAATATTATGATGACAAACGGGGTTGAGTCGATCAATGCTAGACTACTTGAAGAAAGGAAGCTGCCAATCATTGCACTATTAGATTCTTTGCAGAAACTGGCCTCATCTTGGTTTGCTCGATATCGCCATGCATCAATTGCAAGTAACACTAACTTGACCCCTACGATCGAGGGGATTCTTCATAGCAGGTTCACAGATGCCCAAGGAATGCAAGTTTTGGAATTAGGACGTCTGGAGTTTGATGTTAGGAGTCGTGGACATTCGGTCATAGTGGACCTCGAATAAAAAAGATGCACATGTCGagtttttgatattgatagaatCACATGTGCTCATGCCATCGCAGCTAGTTGGTTAGCGAAGATTGATTTATATGATATGTGTTCAAAGTACTATTCTACATTGTCATGGTGCATGACTTACTCAGAGACTGTGTATCCCATTCCGGAAGAAAATGAATGGCCACGAAACATTAATTTTCCATTGGTGTTGCCTCTTTTGTTAGAGAAGAGAGTTGACAGAAGAAAACAAAACAGAATTACTTCGATCGGTGAATTAAGCAAGAGATAGCTTGAGGACCGACCCAAGTTTTATTTTTGTTCGACCATGAGCCTAATGGTCGACCATTAGCTTGATTGGTGGACCATAAGTTTATTTTGGTCGACGTTCAAGCTCATGGTCGACCACTATTTTTCTTTGGTCGACCATCAAGCTATCGGTCGACCATGAGGGTGATGGTCGACCATGAGCTTGATGGTCGACCATTAGTTTTCTTTGGTCGACCACCAAGCTCATCAAGCTCATGGTCGACCATTAGCTTGATGGTCGACCATtagtttgttttttttaaatagatATTAATAATTGTCGAAAAtatgtaacataattgtgaaattagGATAGTTGTGAGATTATGATTCCGTTAttcatatataaattaaaacatGTAAGGTAATGCAATTACGATTCATATTTTTTGTTGTCATATTGTGACACATgtcaattattaaaatatataatataatagttCGATTGTGATTGTACGATTCACATTTaacttaaaacatataacatgaTCCTATTTTTTATAATGTAACAAAATAGTTCGATTATGATTCCACGATTCACATTTaacttaaaacatataacaAATCCTGTTTTTTATAATGTAACAAAATACTGAGACATTAATGAAGTGATTcatatgtaaaataaaatatgtaacaTAATCTGGTAATtacgatttttaaaaaaaattaaaaaaaatagttcgATTGTGATTCCACGATTCACATCTAacttaaaatatataacataatcttgTTTTTTCTAATGTAACAAAATATTGAGACAGTAATGAAATGATTTCATatgtaaattaaatatataacataatattgaaattacgattttttttaaaaaatataacaaaatagtTCGATTGTGATTCCACGATTCACATTTaacttaaaacatataacataatcctGTTTTTTATAATGTAacaaaatactgagattgtgatgAAGTGATTCatatgtaaattaaaatatataatataatcttgaaattacgattttttttaaaatataacaaaatagtTAGATTGTGATTCCACGATTCACATTTAACTTAAAACAAATAACATAATCCTGTTTTTTTATAATGTAACAAAATACTAAGATTGTGATGAAGTGAttcatatataaattaaaatatataacataattttgaaattacgattttttttaaaaaatataacaaaatagtTCGATTGTGAAATAGATATGCTCTATTTATCATGTAGTTTTATATTTCATGGCCTCTCGGGGTGTGGGTTGTTCCCAACAATGGATAGCAGACGAGCAGCATTTATAAGTATATGCTCTATTTCTTCATTCAGATCTTTGAATTTTGGATCGTGCCTTCGCTGCAAGTCATATATAATGAATTTATTCACCCCAGTCACGAGTTTTAGCAAAAACCAGCGCTGATCTGTGTAGACAGGGATGAGAATTCTTCGTGCCTTTTCCCACGAAAGGCACGGCCATTTTGGATCACTACCTTTGACTTTGCTCACAATCGGTGCCAGATTTATGTTGAAATAGATATCTTTAGATTCGGCCAAAACTGATATCGAACCGTAGAAATGTCTGTCCATCAACTAATCATCTGCCGACATCACTTCAGGATGTCGGATATGCATTTCAAGCAATCCACGGAGAGCTTCGCCGATGTGCTAAATTCAACATAACAAAAGGTTTTCAATGTTTTAAAAGAAGTTCTCTATAAATTTAAACtttataaaagatttatttaaaagcttacaAAGACAGTGACACGCGATTTTGCGATAGCCATGGGCCCGTAGAACGACTTCTCATATTCGGCGTAAAAACCTCGAATCCTACTGGGCGAACGGTCGAGCATCGATACCTTCAGTGTCACGGTCGCCGCAAGTGGCCTCACACCGTCATCTATAAAATGATCATTGTAacaacttaatgcaaatatgaACAATAAACAAGGTATAATTTAATAACCTCTCGACGTGGTCGCCTCGCCTCCTGACATACACACATCTAGAGTCACTTGAATATCTAAAAACATAAAGTATATTGTTTAATATACTatacataaatataaatataaaaaatgtgcATTATCTCACCTCCTGTGGACTCCTCTGGAATGGCTTGAAGGTTAGGCTCAGatatctgttgggtttggcTACTACTACCAATTTCCCTACCCAAATTATCAGCCATACCTAACAGCGTACATTcaacaaattaaaataataacaacTTTAATGAAATATGAATAGACAAGGTTTACTGTAATAACCTCTCGACGTGGTCACATGACTTACGCGAATCGGAGTAACTTGAATatctaaaaataaaaagtttgtTGTTTAATATACTATACATAAATATTAAATCAAAAGGTGCATTAACTCACCTTCTGAGGACTCCTCTGTAATGACCAGAAGGTTAGGCTCAAAAATATGTAGTGTTTGGCTAGTACTGCCAATTTTCCTGGCCAGATTATCATCCACACCTAAAAGTGCACATtaaacaaattaaaataattatgagaattgtactaaatcattaaattacataaacaaaaatataattaataaaattaactcACCAAAATCTGTCTCGAATGCTTTTCTATCCCGCTCTCTGGTATAGGCTATGCTATAATCTCTGTCCTGCTGCACTGGCATGTTAGACCTCATCTCAGCAAAACCAGCTCTAATCTGTTCAGTCAaactcaatctcaactcatCGAGACCAAGATTGAAACTCGATTTCATGTCAACTAGAGCTTGATTTATACTCCTGATAGACGCTCTAGTCTCAAGAAATTCTGCTGACATCATAACATGCATGGACGTAACGGAATCCTCCAACGCAGTCAATCGCCGCTCGAAACGATGCTCCAAGGGTGATGGGCGGCGGGAAGGATTGAGTCCAAAGTGGACTCTAGGACCCGTACGCATAGGAGAACTGGTGCTAGAGCTGGATCTATTGAGATCACCAGGACGGGTGCCGGAAACGTTAGGAGATGCATGGGCAGAAGGCGTGTGCTGGACAGAGGGAGTTGAATGTGCAGAATGCATGTGCTGGACTGAGGGAGACTGCAGAGGTTGCTCGCTACATATGTCTGTCTGACCCTGCCTCTAGAGCTAGAGTACCCGAGTGGTGACCGCATCGGACGCAGAATCAACAAAATCCCCGGTCGTATAATACGATGAAACAAGCTCCTCGGGAGTAGGAGTCAAACATCTAATACAATCCTACATTTAATTCATAACGTATcagattaattaaaaattaagtacatatttattatatcaaatCAATTCATATTACTTACATTTATAGCATAGTCACCAAAGGCTGCAGTGACATCACCAGCAGTTGGGGCACGGTTTGACGACCACGTGTTAGTCACCCACTGAAACATCGTGGGCAACATCAAACCATTCACATCTCTTCTCCTTGCAAACTTTTGTGCCACGCTCGGTTAATATTGATAAGCGAAGATCTGTAACATAAATTTAGAACAATGTTATTAGTAGAaataaagataacaaatccaGTTTTAACATTCAAAAAATTATATACCTGCAGAGGCAACACAAAACCACCGACAAGGAAGCTGCCATCAACTTCTTTCCGACACTGTGCCTCGGTGAGGTTATTGTATCGCCATAAAAAGTCCTTCTTCAAACATCGGACCGTATCACGAAAGGCTACTCTACCCCACGGATAGCTGTTAAACCTATCCAAATCATCTATAAGCCTCAGGTATTTAGGGTCAATCATATTCGTTTTTTTCTTAGTCCCCTCACCGAACACAAAACAACAGAAGTAAAGACTAGCCATCTTTAACTTCTCCACGTCTGCACCAGTCTCATTCTGCACTTGAACACTCATATTTGCCTCCAATTCACTTAAAACAATCTCAGACTTACCGCCAAAGTGTCTGGAGCCAAAGACACCTCCCTCTGGTACATCTGCAGGCTCTGTACCGCAATCGATGCGGGTTATTAAACAATACTATAACAAAGAAAATCTAACCGGCCTCTTGCGCATCACCATCCAAAACTCATCACTACCCGTGTCAACTATCTGATTACTCATCAAATACCACATAATTTGACTAGAAATATTTAAATCTCTATGATACCTAACCAAATTACCAAAATGATATTGCTCTAAAAAAAGGGCTCTCTCGTCGTTGTTGAGGTAGTGAAAAATCTTATCCGAAACCTCTTTATATCTTGATTCGAGTGTTATCTTGCAGCAAAAAATTGCATCACTGCCTAGTTTGCTCGACAAATATACATGTCACAAATACAAATATATTAGAATAAAAATTAATGTTACACTGAACCAGCACACTTGGTCGACCAACCCACGCTTGGTCGACCAAGCGTCGGTGGACCAACCTACGTTTGGTCGCTTGGTCGACCAAGAAGCGTTGGTCCACCAAGAGTTGGTCCACCACAGCTTCTTCGTTGACCAGAGCTTCTTGGTCGACCAAGCGTTAGTCAACAAACCATCGCTTGGTCGACCAAGAAGCCCTTTCTTCCTCAACACGACGATTCTACAATTTCTTTCTCAACACACACACGAAGAATCAAATAACAGAATAAAAGTGAACATATCATATTTTGGTCAGCCATTTCTCGGATGCGTTGcaaaaaattaaattgaagAAGTGTTTCGTCGATTCACAAGCGTGGATTTAGTCGACGGGAAAACGAGTGAAGTCGAATGCATTGCGTAGGGTTGACAGTAAAGTGAAGAAGTTTAGAGGAGTGAAGAAGGGTTAatcaattttaaacttaaaataCAGAGATATTTACGTAAATTGACATCtcaatcttttttttaaaataagtcCCAAAGGACTCTCTTTTCCCTAAATTTCACACTCTTAAATTTCATCTCCGTCTTCATCCCTATTTTTTGGGTTTAAAGAATCCCCGAACTCAAATTTGTTGTGATAAAAAATAACAACGGAACCGACAGATTATCCAAACCCGAATTTATTATTACtaatgttattattaataatattaatattattatatcgaGATAAGTAGAAGAAAATGGTCATCACTATATGTGTCCACAGACGACAACCCTTCGATTCTCAATTTCTCGTGAAAATTACTGATAATGGCGGAACCGAGAGTATCCCACCGGACGCGATCAAAAGCCGCCCCAGATTGGTCGGCGGAAGAGTCCTTAATTCTCATTAACGAAATCAACGCCATCGAATCGGAGTGGGGCGCCGCGCTGCCTTCCTACCAGAAATGGAAGCAGATTGTCGACAACTGCAATTCCCTTGATGTCAACCGGAACTTGAATCAGTGCCGTCGTAAGTGGGACGAGCTCTTCAGTGATTACAGGAGGGTGAAAAACGGTTCTGGGGGAAATGGGTCTCTTCATGGTGAGCTATTCGATGCCATTGATCAGTGTGTTAGTGCCAAGGGGAAAAGGAGTGGTGGTGACGAGGTGGTGGATGAGGGGATTGATGGCCTTGAGGCGGCGAAGCTGGTGGAGgatgaggaggaggaggagcaGGCGGTTATGGATACCGACCCGGATTCAGACCCGGAGGCTCAGGGCCGAGTGACTAAATTCTTCGAAACtggtaagattttattttttcctaTTTTTGTAAAACATAGTGGCTATATTGCGGGACGAATTAAAACTAAAAGTCTATACTTTTGGAGAATGCAAtcacgaatatatatatatcaaaagatcaTACGAAAATGTTAGTGCAGAATGGAACACGGAGAGTATCTTAGAGTAAGAAACTTTGTATTCGGATGCTTAAATCTTGAGATTCTGTTATCTGTAGACTGTAAAGCATATctttaaagaacagattgtggTGTAAGATTAGTTCACTTGCGGGAAACTGTAGGATTCAACGCGAAATGTTGCTTCTTACGAAAGCGAACATTCTCGATCGTTTAGTCTGCTTTTTATGATCGAGGGAAAGAGTAATAATTtgatatttatgattttttttgccATATGGAAGGTAACTTTTGAGAGTCTGAGACACAGGCTACCGCTGTATGTGTTGTATGAGGGGAAGTGGGAACGGCATTTTCATATGGgagaaaaaaaagaataaaGTTGTTCCCGTCACGTTTATGGCCTTTGCAAGTGACACATTACACGAATTATTCGGCTAGCAATTACTTGTCACCAATCCCTTGCGCACAAAAACATCAACTCAAGTTGCTAAAATCCGTTGAGTAGTCTTGGAACCTTATGAAATCATTCCCAGATGTGGGATGGGGGTATTACATTTCCCTTATGCAGTTCTGATATTCACCATtatgttttaaatttgtttttgctAATCAATAACCTTTCTGTAGATATTAGCATATATATCGAGGTTGAGCTTTTGTACCTTATCAAAAACATTGGCGcacaattgaatattgatcaagAAACTGCGTTCTTAAGTCACATAACATATACTGAATCTAGGTGTTTTTTTTTCATACGAAAAAGGTTCCAAGAAACAAAACCGTAGGACGAAGCGCAAAAAACGAAGAATTGAAAAGTTGAACCCATGGGGATACTTCACAAGCCCAAAGGTAAAGCTTGAAGAGTCGAGCAACATAAATGCGAAGTTTGAAGACACAAACAGCAACGTTGGAAGTTTGCCTGAGAGCACTATTGAAACGAAGGAGCAAATTATGTGTACTATCCTTCGAGAAAATGCATTCCAGATAAATGCATTACTTGAATGCAACATTGATGATGATGCAGATTACAAATTGGCTAATCCGAAAATTGCTGAGGCCGTACAAACAGATTTAACGAGACAACAGGGCGATAAGCTTATCGTTTATCTCGAAAAGATTTCGAGAACCCTGAAGGATTTTTCTGATCTGGTTGAACAATTCAAATGATGTAATTGTGAGGGATTAATTCTTAGTTTTTCTTGCTTTTTGTAAAGGCGAAAGATCAAATTAGTCTCGTAATTTGTAGGGTGCGACGATTTTAGTTACCTATGTACCGGGTTTAGTCTAGTAAGTATTTTCCAGCAATCAATCTAATGTCGATGGTTGTTTACTCCTCGAATGTTCTTATTCTCCTCAAGTTTCCCAATTTACTAACCTATGTATCGGCCCACTTCTCATGGAAATTTCTGTGATGAGATATATATCGTATGGGGTAAATTATATTTATCTGAAGTGTTTGCAAAAAGATGTTTGATCCGAATTCATATTCGCAGAATAAATACAAGGTGACAACCGATACGAAATGAAGCAACACAGTTTCCAAGAAAAAGGTCAAAATCCCACGTATTCTTGCTAGTAATGACCACCCAACCAAGAAATATAATCCATTAAAGTCCCAATAACATAAAATGATAAAGCCGGCCAAAGCACAGCTAATCCCTTTGTATATGGCTTACTTTGTCAACATATCTCCCTTTGCCATCTTCAAATCATCCAACATGCCTTCCTCAAAGAATCAAGAAATTATACCGAAATTCTTTGACATTCATGCAAGCAAAAGCCATCTTAATTGTACATAATTTCTAACCTTTGTGCAGCAAAGAAATTCCCACAAGATAAGTGTTGAGCATGGATCGTGACTCTCGTCCTTGTTTGGTCGTTTTACTTTGCGCTATACCATCATCATCAGGTGATGATATGGCCTCGTGTAAATCCCTCCTCAAGTTCAAAGAATCGCTAACCAATGCTACCATGCTTAGTGATTGGAAAGAATCAGTTGCTAACATGTGTTCTAATCCTGTTTGGAATGGCTGTGTCTGCATAGCTGGTGTCTTAACAGGATTAAGACTCGAAGGGATGGGGCTCGGCATAAGAATGACGTAGAATCCCTATCAAACTTGCCATTATTTTACAGGGATGAAGGGTATGAGGAGACTGGTGCTAGGAAATAATGAATTCACCGGAAACATTCCTATGTCTTTGCTTCAACTGCCGAAGCTTGTGGATTTGCAGCTTCAGAATAATTTGTTTGACGGGGATCTTTGGCAGGAGAATTTGACAATAAATTTATCCTACAATAAGCTAGAGGGATCTATACCTGCTACACTCCGCAGCCACAATGCAAGCTCATTTTATGGTAGTTTTCTTGGTTTTCAAAGTCGTTGATTGTCTAAGATTATATCGATTTATTTGCTCTCGCTATAAGTTTCTTGATTATATCATTCTTGACTTGTTTTTGTGTCCAAtttagtttgataatcagaattGGTTTAATGATAAAAATCAGTCCTCTGATTATTATTAGTTATATTAAGGGACTACTAATTCAGAAGaggaaataaatatttgataatgGTGTCCAATATTTTCTGATAGCTTTGTTTTCAATATTTTGTTATGCTCCCAAGAACTGTAGCTCATGACATGCACGTTTATATGCTACTAACGACAGCCAAACAGACTTATTGTTGCTCCAATTAATCCCTTGTCTATTAGGCGCCATTAAGCTTTCAAGCAGAGCAGTTGTCCCCCCGTAAAGTTTTCATTTTATTTGgttaatttcatttttttatttttaagtagCAAAGCACATATCTTGCAAAGTATTGTCATTTAATATTATGCGCTTGGCAATTTTAGTCACCAAGAAATGCCATAAAAGCAAACTCGCTCACATGTTTTCTGTATTGGGGCTTGTTTCATCTATCAGGAAATAAGCTATGTGGTATGCCATCAGACCCATGGAAAACCAAATATATTGACCTGGAAAATCGGCTTAATCATAGCAGTCGCAGTGGGACATGCATTAGCTGCTATTATCATACTCTTCGTCACATTAGGCAGTCGCTAAAATACCAAAATCAATAGACAAACCCCACAAAGAAGAGCCAATTTCTAGCCAGAGTGGGACATTCAAGAAAAGTGAACATGGAAAACTACAATTTGTCAGAAACGATAGACAAAGATTTGAGTTGGAAGAGTTGCTAAGGGCATCAGCTGAAGTGTTGGGTAGTGGAAGCTTTGGCTCGTCTTATAAAGCCGTGCTTTTTAGCGGCCAGCCTTATGTTGTAAGGAGTTTCAGACAAATGAGTAATGTTGGAAAAGAAGAGTTTCAAGAACATATGAGAAAGCTAGGAAGGCTGTCACACCCTAATCTGTTGCCTTTGGTTGCTTTCTATCACAGGAAAGAAGAAAAGCTTTTGATCACTGATTTTACAGAAAATGGGAGTTTGGCTAGTCATCTTCACAGTAAGTTTTTTATTTCCAAATTAGGTTCGGATATACGTCTCTATGTATCTATAACCTGATCAGAGAATGAAAACATACAGAACTTCCAATATTAACTCTTCCTCATGGGCATCTCAAATCTTCAAATGTCCTTCTCGACAGCACATTTGAACCCCTTCTAGGTGACTATGCACTAGTACCAGTAATCAACAAGGATCATGCTAAAAAAATACGGTAGCTTACAAGTCACCAGAATCCTCTCAAAATGACTCTGTTACGAGGAAGACTGATGTTTGGAGCCTCGGAATTCTCATACTCGAGTTGTTGACAGGCAAGTTTCCTGCAAACTATCTTAAACAAGGAAAAGGACCTAGCGCAGACTTGGCAACCTGGGTTAACTCTGTTGTAAGAGAAGAGTGGACAAGTGAGGTGTTTGATAAGGACATGAACTTAGCAAGGCGTGGCGAAGGCAGATGTTTCGACTACTCAAAATTGGATGTGTTGCTGCGAGTGGGATGTGGATAAACGGTGGGATTTGAAGGAGGCCGTTGAGAAAATAGAAGAGTTGGAGGAAAAGGATAGCAATGATCACTTTTCATCTTACACAAGCGAAGTTGATGTGCATTCTTCTAGAGCAATGACTGATGACGCTTTCTCATTTTCGAAGGCATGAAAATTTTGAGAAGCTAGTAGACGCGGCTGCCTTTTAGTCTATACATACTTTCTGCACAATGGATAGGTAAATATGCAGTTCAACCTTGGTTTATGGTTAAATTTACGATTCTTTGCAAGTTTGCTCGTGTACTTGAACAACATGGATGCTATGTTTGGCTTTTCAATACAAGAAATACTTGCCTTTTTTATCTCCATCTCTACTCAACAACATGTGTAAAGGTCAATGAAAATATGTTCCACACGTACAAAAGTATTTATAACCGGAAGCTGTACTAAAGATAAAggtgaacaattaaaatttgtgTATCCTTCTACATACGCTCGAGAAGCGTTTTCAGTCAATCTACATATCTTAACAACACATCAGCTTCCCATACTTGATTTGAAGATGATGGATATTTTAAGCCGTCCTGAAAAAGTTTATCGTGATTATCAGGACTAGAAAAAGAATCTTGTAAACATAACTATGTTCACCACATAAAATAAGCAGAACAGAATCTCCAGATTACCTATGAAATGCAAGTCTACCTCTTTCCTCTATGTATATCTGAGAGAATGTGAACATCTATTCAAATTGAATCTCAACTGGGTTTAATACTAAAAGGATTAATGAATCACAAGAAATAAATAGACAAGCTACACATACAGAAGTAGAGAGAGGACTAGAAACATGAGCTTAGCATGAATCAACAAGCATTAAAAATGACGGAAATACTAATCTTTCACTTTTTTAAGTAAAATGCCACCCAatgaattcaaaaaaaaattcctttCTTGATGATCCAGATTTGTTCAGATTCTCGACAAAACAAAAATTCAGTTTCTACTTGATTAAACACGATAAGAAAATTACAACTAAGAAGCAACCCTCTCCTCCATGTGGATGTGCAAACGGAGCAGCAGCTTTAGGGCGAAAAGATTTAatgtatttaata contains:
- the LOC140831111 gene encoding uncharacterized protein encodes the protein MAEPRVSHRTRSKAAPDWSAEESLILINEINAIESEWGAALPSYQKWKQIVDNCNSLDVNRNLNQCRRKWDELFSDYRRVKNGSGGNGSLHGELFDAIDQCVSAKGKRSGGDEVVDEGIDGLEAAKLVEDEEEEEQAVMDTDPDSDPEAQGRVTKFFETGSKKQNRRTKRKKRRIEKLNPWGYFTSPKVKLEESSNINAKFEDTNSNVGSLPESTIETKEQIMCTILRENAFQINALLECNIDDDADYKLANPKIAEAVQTDLTRQQGDKLIVYLEKISRTLKDFSDLVEQFK